The Chiloscyllium plagiosum isolate BGI_BamShark_2017 chromosome 8, ASM401019v2, whole genome shotgun sequence genome includes a window with the following:
- the LOC122552430 gene encoding uncharacterized protein LOC122552430 isoform X2, whose amino-acid sequence MLKENEDQLPFETVTALHNTLLQTPRLQTVSVGSTIKLNCHTSWYVSGHLHWYKQQLRENLQKVYLINKNFISDGRKISGGINNALTIYTLVIDDVQVNDSGLYYCAAWTFYGRPLVFGNGSILHVTDGMSEINGSFLYQIEPCLLIFYESLLVMIILIIFIAAAVWSYRKRNLRSGIRITDNDCSGSLPYDQKQEGLYAQLAFTVDQTL is encoded by the exons ATGTTGAAAGAAAACGAAGACCAATTACCATTTGAAACAG TTACTGCACTTCACAACACCCTCCTGCAGACTCCACGACTTCAGACCGTCTCTGTTGGAAGTACCATTAAGCTGAATTGCCACACAAGTTGGTATGTGAGTGGACACCTTCACTGGTATAAGCAGCAGCTGCGAGAAAATTTACAAAAGGTTTACTTAATAAACAAGAACTTCATTTCAGATGGAAGAAAGATTTCTGGAGGAATTAATAATGCTTTGACTATTTATACACTTGTGATTGATGATGTTCAAGTGAATGATTCGGGTCTATATTACTGTGCAGCGTGGACATTTTATGGAAGGCCCTTGGTATTCGGAAATGGATCAATCCTGCACGTTACAG ATGGAATGAGTGAAATCAATGGAAGTTTCCTCTATCAGATAG AGCCTTGCCTTTTAATATTTTATGAAAGTTTGTTGGTGATGATTATTCTCATTATCTTTATTGCTGCTGCGGTATGGAGCTACAGGAAGCGGAATTTAAG ATCAGGCATCAGGATCACTGATAATGACTGCAGCGGTTCTCTACCATACGATCAAAAGCAGGAG
- the LOC122552430 gene encoding uncharacterized protein LOC122552430 isoform X1, giving the protein MNIITVCALFRLLPVTALHNTLLQTPRLQTVSVGSTIKLNCHTSWYVSGHLHWYKQQLRENLQKVYLINKNFISDGRKISGGINNALTIYTLVIDDVQVNDSGLYYCAAWTFYGRPLVFGNGSILHVTDGMSEINGSFLYQIEPCLLIFYESLLVMIILIIFIAAAVWSYRKRNLRSGIRITDNDCSGSLPYDQKQEGLYAQLAFTVDQTL; this is encoded by the exons ATGAATATTATAACTGTCTGTGCTCTGTTTCGGCTTCTGCCAG TTACTGCACTTCACAACACCCTCCTGCAGACTCCACGACTTCAGACCGTCTCTGTTGGAAGTACCATTAAGCTGAATTGCCACACAAGTTGGTATGTGAGTGGACACCTTCACTGGTATAAGCAGCAGCTGCGAGAAAATTTACAAAAGGTTTACTTAATAAACAAGAACTTCATTTCAGATGGAAGAAAGATTTCTGGAGGAATTAATAATGCTTTGACTATTTATACACTTGTGATTGATGATGTTCAAGTGAATGATTCGGGTCTATATTACTGTGCAGCGTGGACATTTTATGGAAGGCCCTTGGTATTCGGAAATGGATCAATCCTGCACGTTACAG ATGGAATGAGTGAAATCAATGGAAGTTTCCTCTATCAGATAG AGCCTTGCCTTTTAATATTTTATGAAAGTTTGTTGGTGATGATTATTCTCATTATCTTTATTGCTGCTGCGGTATGGAGCTACAGGAAGCGGAATTTAAG ATCAGGCATCAGGATCACTGATAATGACTGCAGCGGTTCTCTACCATACGATCAAAAGCAGGAG